Proteins from a genomic interval of Nostoc sp. TCL240-02:
- a CDS encoding ATP-binding sensor histidine kinase has product MLVVLDTLYAFPGYHITEQIYSGSKTLVYRGIREQDQKPVVLKLMRNEYPTFAEIAQFRNQYIITKNLDISGILKTYSLESYRNSYILVMEDFGGISLQDWRIENKEKKENYLSLNEFFNIAIKIASTLEGLHRDRIIHKDIKPANILINPTTDEVKIIDFSIATLLPREIQFLTNPNILEGTLAYISPEQTGRMNRGIDYRTDFYSLGITFFQLLTGQLPFTTKDPMELVYSHIAKQPLKASRINSKIPTILSEMIGKLMAKNAEDRYQSALGLKHDLEVCQKQWQETGNIAPFEVGMRDISDRFVIPEKLYGRQGEVETLLAAFKRVTEGVTEMILVAGFSGIGKTAVVNEVHKPIVRQRSYFIKGKFNQFQRDIPLSGLVQAFRDLIGQLLSETDAQIQQWKTKILRELGTQTQVIIDVIPELEQIVGKQAPVTELSGSAAQNRFNLLFQKFIQIFTTKEHPLVMFLDDLQWADTASLKIIQLLMCENTPSFLAKNTEHTHNNQGGLLLIGSYRDNEVFKVDPLYLTLQEIEKSGAAINTITLAPLNQGDLNHLIADTLNCPEVVAIPLTQMVFAKTKGNPFFSVQFLKSLHNDGLIILNFDVGHWQYDISKVKELALTDDVVEFIALQIEKLPIYTQKVLKLAACIGNQFDLKSLAIVNEKSVVDTASDLWQALLEGLILPQTENYNIFAKENTNPEFIVHGIESIEFSSSNLQLPKYKFVHDRVQQAAYSLIPEEQKKPIHLKIGLLLLNNIPVAEQEEKIFELVNQFNIAVEFISPQTKRDELAQMNLIAGRKALASTAYPSAVKYLTTGIQLMDDDSWETKYKLILALYETAAEAAYLAGDFRQMEQLVEVVLAQAKTLLEKVKVYEVKIKAYGAQNQALKGINTAIAFLKLLGVEFPEHPSQSDVQLVMAEIALNLAGRHIEDLIDLPEMTEAKILAVMSILSSTHALTYQAVPELFPLILVEQIKLSLQYGNAPLSAFSYVNYGVILCGLVGDIQSGYQFGKLAVNLLSRLQTKEISAKVLGAFLPLIQPCKEHAKEILKPLLEAYFISKEVGDLEYAAYALASYSYCSFFIGRELSGLEQEMANYNNAIRQIKQETVLQWITIYRQSILNLIGRAKNSSSLIGELYNEEEMLSIHLETKDRLGLLYLYVNKLHLCYRFHRFHQAVENAKLAKNYLDTAIGHLVVPVFHFYDSLAGLAVYSEVSSSEQKCILDQVQANQEKMKHWAHHAPMNYLHKYYLVEAECYRIGGQYLEAMEFYDRAIFLAKEHEYINEEALAQELTAKFYLEWGKHKIAQTYLTDAYYSYVRWGALAKVDDLAKRYPQLLAPIFQQEKVSIKSSEENTSFNNTSISSLSTLSNHQTVIGSKTSISDSLDLTAFIKASQALSGEIELERLLSTLMEVVMENAGASKCALILSEGDNLALTITAVCSSSNFEQTYTEFPSTLLESSYDIPISLINYVKRSREILVIDDARAVSFLASDNYIISEEPKSLLSIPLLNQGKLIGILYLENHLTTGAFTHDRVEVLKLLTTQAAISLENAILYKNLAKAKESLEEYNHTLEEKVHERTQELNDKNNCLQETLQELQRTQIQLIQSEKMSSLGQMVAGIAHEINNPINFIHGNINHAGEYVQDLLDLLVIYQQEYPHPSPLVEEKHEEIDIDFLAEDLPKILDSMKVGSSRIRNIVLGLRNFSRLDESEMKPVDVHEGIDNSLMILQHRLKENSNFSEIEVLKEYGKLPEVICYPGQLNQVFMNILSNAVDALEESFIIGHQSLINGKEQITKNIDASVASDIVRQIHIFTELTDSNTAIIRITDNGSGMTKAVQQKIFDPFFTTKPVGSGTGLGLSISYQIIVDKHKGTLTCDSTPGEGTQFVIEIPIQQSNREHLTF; this is encoded by the coding sequence ATGTTAGTAGTATTAGATACATTATATGCGTTTCCTGGCTATCACATCACCGAGCAAATATACTCAGGTAGTAAAACTCTAGTTTATCGGGGCATTAGAGAACAAGACCAAAAACCAGTTGTTCTCAAATTAATGCGGAATGAGTATCCTACGTTCGCGGAAATCGCCCAGTTCCGCAATCAGTATATCATCACCAAAAACCTCGATATTTCTGGCATACTCAAAACCTATAGCCTAGAAAGCTACCGTAACAGCTACATCTTAGTGATGGAAGATTTTGGCGGCATTTCCCTGCAAGACTGGCGAATAGAGAACAAGGAAAAGAAGGAAAACTATCTTTCTCTCAATGAGTTTTTCAACATTGCGATTAAAATTGCTTCTACCCTTGAAGGACTGCATCGCGATCGCATTATTCACAAAGATATCAAGCCTGCCAACATCCTAATAAACCCTACCACAGATGAAGTAAAAATCATCGACTTTAGCATTGCCACCCTCCTACCAAGAGAAATTCAATTTCTCACGAATCCCAACATCTTAGAAGGGACTCTGGCTTACATTTCTCCAGAACAAACTGGAAGGATGAACCGGGGTATTGACTACCGGACTGATTTTTATTCCCTTGGTATTACCTTCTTTCAACTCCTCACTGGACAGTTACCCTTCACTACTAAAGATCCGATGGAGTTAGTGTACTCTCATATCGCTAAACAACCGCTAAAAGCCAGCCGAATTAATTCTAAAATTCCGACAATTTTGTCTGAAATGATCGGTAAACTAATGGCGAAAAATGCCGAAGACCGCTATCAGAGTGCTTTGGGGTTAAAGCATGACTTGGAGGTGTGCCAAAAGCAGTGGCAAGAAACAGGAAATATTGCACCCTTTGAAGTAGGTATGAGGGACATCTCAGACCGTTTCGTAATCCCTGAAAAACTCTATGGTCGCCAAGGTGAAGTTGAAACCTTACTTGCTGCTTTTAAGCGTGTAACAGAAGGGGTAACAGAAATGATATTAGTCGCGGGTTTCTCTGGCATTGGCAAAACTGCTGTGGTCAATGAAGTCCACAAACCGATTGTGCGACAGCGTAGTTACTTCATCAAAGGAAAATTTAACCAGTTTCAACGTGACATTCCCTTATCAGGATTGGTGCAAGCTTTTAGAGATTTAATCGGGCAACTACTTTCAGAAACTGATGCCCAAATTCAACAATGGAAAACCAAAATTCTGCGGGAATTGGGTACACAGACTCAGGTAATTATCGATGTAATCCCTGAACTTGAACAAATTGTTGGTAAGCAAGCTCCGGTTACAGAACTCTCTGGCAGTGCTGCTCAAAATCGGTTCAATTTATTGTTTCAAAAATTCATTCAAATCTTCACAACTAAAGAACATCCTCTAGTTATGTTTCTTGATGACTTGCAATGGGCAGATACAGCCTCTTTAAAAATAATTCAGTTATTAATGTGTGAAAATACGCCATCTTTTTTGGCAAAGAATACAGAACACACTCATAACAATCAGGGAGGTTTATTGTTAATTGGTTCTTATCGAGACAATGAAGTTTTCAAAGTAGATCCGCTTTATTTGACACTACAGGAAATTGAAAAATCCGGAGCAGCTATTAATACAATCACTTTAGCACCTTTAAATCAAGGTGATTTAAATCATCTCATTGCTGATACTCTGAATTGTCCTGAAGTAGTTGCGATTCCTCTCACTCAGATGGTGTTTGCCAAAACCAAAGGTAACCCATTTTTTTCCGTGCAATTCCTCAAGTCTTTACACAATGATGGGCTAATTATATTAAACTTTGATGTTGGCCATTGGCAGTATGATATTTCCAAAGTTAAAGAGTTAGCTCTCACAGATGATGTAGTAGAATTTATTGCCCTACAAATAGAGAAATTGCCAATATATACCCAAAAGGTTCTGAAACTAGCAGCCTGTATTGGTAATCAATTTGACCTAAAGAGTCTAGCAATCGTCAACGAAAAATCTGTAGTAGATACAGCATCAGATTTGTGGCAAGCCTTACTTGAGGGACTAATTTTACCGCAGACTGAAAATTACAACATCTTTGCGAAAGAAAATACTAATCCAGAATTCATTGTTCATGGAATAGAATCTATAGAATTTTCCAGTTCTAATTTACAGCTACCTAAATATAAATTCGTACATGATCGAGTACAGCAAGCCGCTTATTCTTTGATTCCTGAAGAACAAAAAAAGCCAATTCACTTAAAAATTGGGCTACTTTTATTGAACAATATTCCTGTTGCAGAACAGGAAGAAAAGATTTTTGAACTTGTCAATCAGTTTAATATCGCAGTAGAATTCATCTCTCCTCAAACTAAACGAGATGAACTAGCCCAGATGAATCTAATTGCTGGAAGAAAAGCTTTAGCATCAACAGCTTATCCATCTGCTGTGAAGTATTTAACTACAGGCATCCAACTGATGGACGATGATAGCTGGGAGACCAAATATAAGCTCATCCTAGCTTTGTATGAGACAGCAGCAGAGGCAGCGTATCTAGCTGGCGACTTTAGGCAAATGGAGCAATTAGTAGAAGTAGTATTGGCACAAGCGAAAACACTGCTGGAGAAAGTAAAAGTTTATGAAGTCAAAATTAAAGCCTATGGAGCGCAGAACCAAGCACTCAAAGGAATTAATACTGCAATAGCCTTTTTGAAGCTTTTAGGAGTAGAGTTTCCTGAACATCCAAGCCAATCTGATGTTCAGCTAGTAATGGCAGAAATAGCATTAAATCTAGCTGGGAGGCATATTGAAGATTTAATTGATCTACCAGAAATGACAGAAGCTAAAATACTGGCAGTTATGAGTATTCTATCAAGTACTCATGCTTTGACCTATCAAGCTGTTCCTGAACTATTCCCACTTATTCTTGTTGAACAGATAAAATTATCTCTACAATATGGCAATGCACCATTGTCTGCCTTTTCCTATGTTAATTATGGAGTAATACTGTGCGGGCTAGTGGGAGATATTCAGTCCGGTTATCAATTTGGTAAACTAGCTGTAAATCTTTTATCTAGATTACAAACGAAAGAAATTAGTGCAAAAGTTCTTGGAGCTTTTCTTCCACTTATTCAACCTTGTAAGGAACACGCCAAGGAAATATTAAAACCTTTATTAGAAGCTTATTTTATCAGCAAAGAAGTAGGAGATTTAGAGTATGCAGCTTATGCTCTAGCATCTTATTCTTACTGTTCATTTTTTATCGGTAGAGAACTGTCAGGTCTAGAACAAGAAATGGCAAATTATAATAATGCCATTAGACAAATCAAGCAAGAAACAGTATTGCAATGGATCACTATTTATAGGCAGAGTATATTGAACTTAATAGGGCGTGCAAAAAATTCATCTAGTTTAATTGGTGAACTTTATAATGAAGAGGAAATGCTGTCGATTCATTTGGAAACGAAAGATAGACTTGGACTTCTATATCTGTACGTCAATAAACTTCATCTTTGTTATAGATTTCATAGATTCCATCAGGCAGTTGAAAATGCCAAACTAGCAAAAAATTATTTAGATACTGCAATAGGACATTTAGTTGTTCCAGTTTTCCATTTTTATGATTCCTTAGCAGGTCTGGCTGTGTATTCTGAAGTATCCAGCTCTGAGCAAAAATGTATTCTCGATCAGGTTCAAGCTAATCAAGAAAAAATGAAGCATTGGGCGCATCATGCTCCAATGAATTATTTACACAAATATTATCTTGTAGAGGCTGAATGCTATCGGATTGGTGGTCAATATCTTGAAGCAATGGAATTCTACGATCGCGCTATTTTCCTTGCCAAAGAACATGAGTATATTAATGAAGAAGCCCTCGCTCAAGAACTTACCGCCAAATTCTATTTAGAATGGGGTAAACATAAGATAGCCCAAACCTATCTAACAGATGCTTATTATAGCTACGTTCGCTGGGGAGCGTTAGCGAAAGTTGATGATTTGGCAAAACGCTATCCTCAATTACTTGCTCCTATATTCCAGCAAGAAAAAGTAAGTATCAAGTCTAGCGAGGAAAACACTTCTTTCAATAACACATCTATATCATCTCTATCTACTCTGAGTAATCATCAAACTGTTATTGGCTCGAAGACAAGTATTTCTGACTCTCTGGATTTAACCGCATTCATTAAAGCATCTCAAGCACTCTCTGGGGAAATCGAGCTTGAGCGACTACTTTCTACCTTGATGGAAGTTGTTATGGAGAATGCAGGAGCTTCTAAATGCGCTTTAATTTTGAGCGAAGGTGATAACTTAGCATTAACTATTACGGCGGTTTGTTCAAGTTCCAACTTTGAGCAAACCTACACTGAGTTTCCATCAACTTTGCTTGAGTCAAGCTACGATATTCCCATTAGTTTGATTAACTACGTTAAACGCTCTAGAGAAATCTTGGTTATTGACGATGCAAGGGCTGTTTCTTTTCTAGCAAGTGACAACTACATTATTAGCGAAGAGCCTAAGAGTTTGTTGTCTATACCTCTTCTAAATCAAGGTAAATTGATTGGGATTCTTTATCTAGAAAATCATCTGACAACAGGAGCCTTTACCCACGATCGTGTAGAAGTACTTAAACTCCTCACCACTCAAGCAGCAATATCCCTAGAGAATGCTATTCTCTATAAAAATTTGGCTAAAGCTAAAGAAAGCTTGGAAGAATACAACCATACTTTAGAAGAAAAAGTCCACGAAAGAACGCAGGAACTTAACGACAAAAATAACTGTTTACAAGAGACTCTACAGGAATTACAGCGTACCCAGATTCAATTGATTCAAAGTGAAAAAATGTCTTCTTTAGGACAAATGGTTGCGGGCATCGCTCATGAAATAAATAACCCTATTAACTTTATTCATGGCAATATTAATCATGCGGGTGAGTATGTTCAAGACTTGCTTGATCTGCTAGTTATTTATCAGCAAGAATATCCCCATCCTTCGCCTTTAGTTGAGGAGAAACATGAGGAGATTGATATAGATTTTCTAGCAGAAGACTTGCCAAAAATTCTAGATTCAATGAAAGTCGGGAGTTCGCGTATCCGAAATATTGTTTTGGGCTTACGTAACTTTTCTCGTCTAGATGAATCTGAGATGAAGCCTGTAGATGTTCATGAGGGAATAGACAACAGCTTAATGATTTTGCAACACCGACTTAAAGAAAATAGCAATTTTTCTGAAATTGAAGTCCTCAAAGAATACGGAAAACTACCAGAAGTTATTTGTTATCCTGGTCAACTCAATCAGGTATTTATGAATATTCTTAGTAATGCAGTTGATGCTTTAGAAGAGTCATTTATTATTGGTCATCAATCATTGATAAATGGTAAAGAACAAATAACAAAGAACATAGACGCATCAGTGGCTTCTGATATAGTAAGACAAATTCACATCTTTACTGAACTAACAGATTCTAATACGGCGATAATTCGGATTACCGACAACGGTTCTGGTATGACAAAAGCGGTACAGCAGAAAATATTTGACCCATTTTTTACTACCAAGCCAGTAGGAAGTGGTACGGGTTTAGGGTTGTCGATTAGCTATCAGATTATTGTGGACAAACACAAGGGTACTTTAACCTGTGATTCTACACCAGGAGAGGGAACTCAGTTCGTGATTGAGATCCCTATACAACAGTCAAATAGGGAGCATCTCACTTTTTAA
- a CDS encoding response regulator translates to MASNKILVIDDTTVVRVKVREMLPPGNFEVLEAKDGLEGLNFILQEKLSLIMLDFLLPKMSGWEVFQKVQADPELRKIPLVIMSGRKEEVTEKITEPFEYFEFLGKPFDQKQLINAIKLAMSKAKLPRPELVAVGAGVAVKNSTVATSSVATTTVAAPSVANTATVATPTAAHTAMLTAASNATPTAGGVSEAEINALNEKIVKMQAEIDGLKKQLTQVVTFIKQKIK, encoded by the coding sequence GTGGCAAGCAACAAGATTTTAGTTATCGATGACACTACAGTTGTCAGGGTAAAAGTACGAGAAATGTTGCCTCCGGGCAATTTTGAGGTACTAGAAGCAAAAGACGGTTTGGAAGGACTAAATTTCATTCTTCAGGAAAAACTCAGCTTGATTATGTTGGATTTTCTGTTGCCTAAAATGAGTGGCTGGGAGGTTTTCCAGAAAGTTCAAGCCGATCCGGAATTAAGGAAAATTCCTTTGGTGATCATGTCTGGTCGCAAGGAAGAAGTAACTGAGAAAATCACAGAACCCTTTGAATACTTTGAATTTCTTGGTAAGCCTTTCGATCAGAAGCAACTAATTAACGCAATTAAGTTAGCTATGAGCAAGGCGAAACTGCCGCGCCCAGAATTAGTCGCAGTAGGAGCAGGGGTTGCTGTTAAAAATAGCACAGTTGCTACCTCTAGTGTTGCTACTACTACGGTAGCAGCCCCTAGCGTTGCAAATACTGCTACCGTAGCAACTCCTACTGCTGCCCATACTGCGATGCTTACAGCGGCAAGCAACGCAACCCCTACTGCCGGAGGAGTCTCTGAGGCAGAAATTAATGCGTTGAACGAGAAAATTGTCAAAATGCAAGCTGAAATCGATGGCTTGAAGAAACAACTAACTCAAGTTGTTACCTTTATTAAACAAAAAATAAAGTAG